A genomic window from Clostridium aceticum includes:
- the queD gene encoding 6-carboxytetrahydropterin synthase QueD, giving the protein MYNKLIDVTKTFTFDSAHHLENYDGDCKYLHGHTYKLEITVRGKTDDCGMVIDFSELKAIVKKEVIKPLDHRYLNEVLDFNPTCENMIVWIFNKLEGLLKKERYWLQKIVLWETPTSFATLEKEQYDVES; this is encoded by the coding sequence ATGTATAATAAACTGATCGACGTAACCAAAACTTTTACCTTTGACAGTGCTCACCACTTAGAAAACTATGATGGTGACTGTAAATACTTGCATGGACATACCTATAAGTTGGAGATTACAGTTCGGGGAAAGACCGATGATTGTGGGATGGTGATAGATTTTAGTGAGTTAAAAGCAATCGTAAAAAAAGAAGTCATCAAACCTTTAGATCATCGTTATTTAAATGAAGTTTTAGATTTCAATCCCACCTGTGAAAACATGATCGTATGGATCTTTAATAAATTAGAAGGTTTGCTAAAAAAAGAGCGTTACTGGCTTCAAAAAATAGTTTTATGGGAAACGCCAACAAGTTTTGCTACCTTAGAAAAGGAGCAATATGATGTTGAAAGTTAA
- a CDS encoding endospore germination permease, with protein MNKFNTKHFAFLILAVTIVSQKTYPKVFTINGGRESWIAVIISSIMILLYLMFFLKVCEKSNNYDFISIYRQALGHKAGNLLLFLFAVTLFITLVESAAVEASSMHTNMLLETPVWFFILFFVIPAAYSASRDIVSIVTITLIGITLINLAGINLGMLTSEYKDSRLLFPIFREGITTGFLLSILQTLGLYGSLTIIFPYLTEIKDKRKLFLHATLGMLFVIQMLIVSITGTLMTFEITRVNSIPYPKLLQTQMISKLRFIEAGELYVMLQIVGGWYIRYIVTFYALIKVLSALKLRHKYMIIMISGAVGIGAYLAGNNLFVLFRFLNYYTYIALINFIIIPFVIFIIYSFKKQTVDSKG; from the coding sequence ATGAATAAATTTAATACAAAACACTTTGCTTTTCTTATACTTGCGGTTACGATTGTATCACAAAAAACATATCCAAAGGTTTTTACCATCAATGGGGGTCGAGAAAGCTGGATTGCAGTGATTATTTCTTCCATAATGATATTGCTGTACCTTATGTTTTTTTTGAAGGTTTGTGAAAAGAGCAATAACTATGATTTTATTAGCATATACCGTCAAGCCCTTGGTCACAAGGCAGGAAATCTACTTCTATTTTTATTTGCTGTTACACTTTTTATCACCCTAGTAGAATCAGCAGCTGTAGAAGCCAGTTCCATGCATACTAATATGTTGTTGGAAACTCCGGTGTGGTTTTTTATTTTATTCTTTGTTATTCCAGCAGCCTATAGTGCTTCACGAGACATCGTATCCATTGTAACCATTACACTGATAGGTATCACATTGATTAACCTTGCTGGAATTAATCTAGGGATGTTAACCTCCGAATACAAAGATTCCAGATTATTATTTCCTATTTTTCGTGAGGGGATTACAACAGGTTTTCTTTTATCCATTCTACAGACATTAGGGCTTTATGGAAGTTTAACAATAATATTCCCCTATTTAACAGAAATTAAAGATAAAAGAAAATTATTTTTACATGCAACATTGGGGATGCTTTTTGTGATACAGATGTTGATTGTATCTATTACAGGCACCTTAATGACCTTTGAAATTACTCGAGTGAATTCAATTCCTTATCCAAAATTATTGCAGACACAAATGATAAGCAAACTCAGGTTTATAGAGGCGGGAGAACTTTATGTCATGCTTCAAATCGTAGGAGGGTGGTATATTCGCTATATCGTCACTTTTTATGCCTTGATAAAAGTCTTATCAGCCCTTAAACTGAGACATAAATATATGATTATAATGATCAGTGGAGCTGTAGGGATTGGTGCTTATCTTGCAGGAAACAATCTATTTGTATTGTTTAGATTTTTAAATTACTATACCTATATCGCTCTAATAAACTTCATTATTATACCTTTTGTTATTTTCATTATCTATAGTTTTAAAAAGCAAACTGTGGATAGCAAGGGTTGA
- a CDS encoding acyl-CoA dehydratase activase, which produces MRILGIDIGSRSVKMVLFEDEKILKSEIISTMKFYRDHCMTIDGKVEIDLASVGFHQPDKIISTGYGRNNIQVADALVINELKAHVYGSIYQTGLKDFTLLDIGGQDFKVIKVENGIMVDMILNDKCAASSGRYLENMATLIEISLEELKKHYKNPVHLNTTCAVFGESELIGQIAIGHGISELAAGINYSLYQRIKPQMKKLRSKTLVLTGGVAQNDAMIHYLKEDFGEVLLPQYPQLNGAIGCGYLGMIKERKERHV; this is translated from the coding sequence ATGAGGATATTAGGCATAGATATAGGAAGTCGTTCAGTGAAAATGGTGCTTTTTGAGGATGAAAAAATACTGAAAAGTGAGATTATCAGTACAATGAAATTTTATAGAGATCATTGCATGACGATAGATGGAAAAGTAGAGATTGATCTTGCCTCCGTAGGTTTTCATCAGCCAGATAAAATCATCAGCACTGGTTATGGTAGAAACAATATTCAAGTAGCAGATGCTTTAGTTATCAATGAATTAAAGGCCCATGTCTATGGCAGCATCTATCAGACGGGCTTGAAGGATTTTACCTTATTAGATATTGGTGGTCAGGATTTTAAAGTGATAAAAGTAGAAAATGGCATTATGGTGGATATGATTTTAAACGATAAGTGTGCTGCTTCTAGTGGAAGATACTTAGAAAACATGGCAACACTTATAGAAATATCTTTGGAAGAGCTGAAAAAACATTATAAAAATCCAGTACATTTAAACACCACCTGTGCTGTTTTTGGGGAATCGGAATTGATCGGACAGATTGCAATTGGTCATGGTATATCAGAGCTTGCAGCAGGGATTAATTACTCTCTTTATCAGAGAATAAAACCTCAAATGAAAAAATTAAGGAGCAAGACCCTTGTGTTAACCGGCGGGGTAGCACAGAATGATGCCATGATACATTATTTGAAGGAGGATTTTGGTGAAGTCCTTCTTCCTCAGTATCCCCAGCTAAATGGAGCAATAGGGTGTGGCTATTTAGGCATGATAAAAGAAAGGAAGGAAAGACATGTATAA
- a CDS encoding 7-carboxy-7-deazaguanine synthase QueE — MLKVNEIFLSIQGEGISTGYPTVFLRLSGCNLRCLYCDTSYSYEDGEEMTMEEVLEKVTSYGYKRVCLTGGEPLLQQEIKTLLTALKEYEINIETNGSVDIRLFPLGEKHRFTMDIKTPSSGEAENNCLSNFKYLRENDEIKIVIGDHQDYLWAKDLLRQHYEQGIITFSPIYNRVDPKKIVQWMLEDGIDARFQLQLHKILWDPEERGV; from the coding sequence ATGTTGAAAGTTAATGAGATATTTTTAAGTATACAAGGAGAGGGGATTTCTACAGGTTATCCTACTGTATTTCTTAGATTATCCGGCTGCAATCTGCGATGTCTTTATTGCGATACCAGCTATTCTTATGAAGACGGGGAAGAAATGACGATGGAGGAAGTCCTTGAAAAAGTAACCTCTTATGGTTATAAAAGAGTTTGTTTGACGGGGGGAGAACCTCTGTTGCAGCAGGAAATAAAGACACTTTTAACAGCCTTGAAGGAGTACGAAATAAATATTGAGACAAATGGGTCAGTGGATATTCGTCTATTTCCTCTTGGAGAGAAGCACCGATTCACCATGGATATAAAAACCCCTTCCTCTGGTGAGGCAGAAAACAATTGTTTAAGTAACTTTAAATATCTTCGTGAAAATGATGAAATAAAAATCGTCATAGGAGATCATCAAGATTACTTGTGGGCAAAGGATCTTTTAAGACAACATTATGAACAAGGGATCATTACTTTTTCGCCTATTTATAATAGGGTTGATCCTAAAAAAATAGTTCAGTGGATGCTGGAGGACGGTATAGATGCACGTTTTCAATTACAGCTTCACAAAATACTATGGGACCCAGAAGAAAGAGGGGTTTAA
- a CDS encoding ABC transporter ATP-binding protein has product MNNTIVTKKKTGISRLLEIAGEKRGLLVLSGILSIISTFLMFVPFVATYFIVAELLNNAANPALSNVFLIRQWGLRALLSLLGALLFLYGGLMASHIAAFRILYNLRIRLAEHLAKLPMGYHTRQSSGAIKKTLEMSVEKIEGFIAHQLPDFVGAVALPFIMLFGMFLLEWRMALTCAVPIVTAYLLQSIVFYGKEGNLAIKHYHDALEQMNAAGVQYVRGMSAIKVFGLTVDTFLSFHNAINGYRDWAVKYTKFCKRPYIIFMTILASLFSFILPVGILLLSGQPDHQAFALTLMLFLVLAPGLSVPMMKLMYLGGNMRLISEGVERIDEIFAQKPITEPLILKTPKDHNIEFDNVSFTYDNKDAATRTEALTCVSFIAKEKEITALVGPSGSGKSTIANLIPRFWDVTSGSIRIGGVDIKDIGTKKLMEIVSFVFQDVHLFYDTIEENIRMGKTNATHAELIQAAKAACCHEFIQALPQGYQTKIGEGGTYLSGGEAQRIAIARAILKNAPILVLDEATAFTDAENETKIQEGLSALIKGKTVIIIAHRLSTIREAQQILVVDGGQIMASGRHDELIQQKGLYLRMWEAHIDAGAWEFSKKNKSKAVNI; this is encoded by the coding sequence ATGAATAATACTATTGTAACAAAGAAAAAAACAGGTATTTCTCGTTTGTTAGAAATTGCAGGGGAGAAACGAGGTCTGCTGGTGCTTTCGGGTATATTGTCAATCATAAGCACTTTCCTGATGTTTGTTCCTTTTGTAGCTACTTATTTTATTGTGGCAGAGCTTTTAAACAATGCAGCGAATCCAGCTTTGAGCAATGTTTTTCTCATTCGTCAATGGGGCTTACGGGCACTATTGTCTCTTTTAGGTGCTCTTTTGTTTTTATATGGAGGTTTGATGGCCTCTCACATCGCTGCCTTTCGTATCCTTTATAATCTTAGAATTCGTTTAGCAGAACATTTGGCGAAGCTGCCCATGGGGTATCATACACGCCAGTCTTCAGGAGCTATAAAGAAAACACTGGAGATGAGCGTAGAGAAAATAGAAGGTTTTATTGCCCATCAGCTTCCCGACTTCGTAGGGGCGGTAGCATTACCTTTTATTATGCTATTTGGCATGTTTCTTCTTGAGTGGCGTATGGCCCTGACCTGCGCTGTGCCAATTGTGACTGCCTATCTATTGCAATCAATTGTGTTTTATGGTAAAGAAGGAAACCTTGCTATCAAGCATTATCATGATGCGCTAGAGCAAATGAATGCCGCAGGTGTCCAGTATGTGAGGGGAATGTCTGCCATCAAAGTGTTTGGTCTTACAGTAGATACCTTCTTGAGTTTTCACAACGCCATTAACGGCTATCGAGATTGGGCAGTAAAATACACTAAGTTTTGCAAACGACCCTACATCATCTTTATGACGATTCTTGCATCGCTTTTTTCCTTCATTCTTCCAGTAGGGATCCTGCTGCTTAGTGGTCAGCCGGATCATCAAGCCTTTGCATTGACATTAATGCTCTTTCTTGTATTGGCACCAGGCTTATCTGTGCCAATGATGAAGCTTATGTATTTAGGTGGAAATATGCGGCTTATCTCAGAGGGTGTGGAGAGAATTGATGAAATTTTTGCGCAAAAACCCATCACAGAACCGTTAATTTTGAAAACCCCTAAGGATCATAATATAGAATTTGACAATGTAAGTTTCACCTATGACAATAAAGATGCTGCAACCCGTACAGAAGCACTGACCTGTGTATCTTTTATTGCAAAAGAGAAGGAAATAACCGCTTTAGTGGGACCCTCTGGCAGTGGAAAATCCACCATCGCCAATTTAATCCCTCGATTTTGGGATGTCACCTCTGGCAGTATTCGTATCGGTGGTGTTGATATAAAGGATATAGGTACGAAGAAATTGATGGAGATTGTCTCCTTCGTATTTCAGGATGTACATCTTTTCTATGATACGATTGAAGAAAATATTCGTATGGGCAAGACAAATGCTACCCATGCTGAGCTTATTCAAGCAGCAAAGGCAGCCTGCTGCCACGAATTTATTCAAGCGTTGCCACAAGGCTATCAGACCAAAATCGGAGAGGGAGGCACTTATCTTTCAGGTGGAGAAGCACAGAGGATTGCGATTGCCCGAGCAATTTTAAAAAATGCTCCCATCTTAGTACTGGACGAAGCCACTGCCTTTACCGATGCGGAAAACGAAACAAAAATACAAGAGGGATTAAGTGCCCTTATCAAAGGGAAAACAGTCATCATCATCGCCCATAGATTATCTACAATCCGTGAGGCTCAACAGATTCTTGTGGTGGATGGTGGGCAGATTATGGCTTCCGGCAGACATGATGAATTAATCCAACAAAAAGGACTCTACCTCCGTATGTGGGAGGCCCATATAGATGCAGGAGCATGGGAATTTTCTAAAAAAAATAAATCAAAGGCGGTGAATATATAA
- a CDS encoding helix-turn-helix transcriptional regulator has product MIENASEKHKVFNTKNKNCPVCAMLNSIYTTDSFQKEMQMPEEMGKGYYRRIIVKPSMEVKISDMTFYKGITMGERQGDPAYYLAFCLGEALQWRIEEDKKEYELKCGESYIFNGNQGNSICSYNPGQRFCGLGIQLEPEMITSIVHHMGKKHLEGYYRNYSFYKRKFSANIKLILNEMIHCPYRDQVKKIYLEGKILELIAVYMNESIFENGDLYPSSNLSSSDIKSLHQAKRILDESITAPPTIGKLARLVYLNEYKLKTGFKELFGMPVHAYVIDKRLERARFLMEDKKLSVMDTALSVGYSDASHFAEKFRKKYGMNPSEYSKSL; this is encoded by the coding sequence ATGATAGAAAATGCATCTGAAAAACATAAAGTTTTTAATACAAAAAACAAAAACTGTCCTGTATGTGCCATGCTGAACAGTATCTACACAACTGATTCCTTTCAAAAAGAAATGCAAATGCCTGAAGAAATGGGAAAAGGCTATTATCGTAGAATTATTGTCAAACCTTCAATGGAAGTAAAAATATCCGATATGACTTTTTACAAAGGTATTACCATGGGAGAAAGACAAGGTGACCCTGCTTATTATCTTGCATTTTGTTTAGGGGAAGCCCTTCAGTGGAGAATAGAAGAGGACAAAAAAGAGTATGAGCTAAAGTGCGGCGAAAGCTATATTTTCAATGGAAACCAGGGAAACAGTATATGCAGCTATAATCCAGGACAGCGGTTTTGTGGTCTTGGTATACAGTTGGAGCCTGAAATGATAACAAGTATTGTTCATCATATGGGAAAAAAACACCTTGAAGGATACTATAGAAACTATTCCTTTTATAAGAGAAAATTTTCAGCTAACATTAAGCTGATCCTAAATGAGATGATTCATTGTCCTTATCGAGATCAGGTAAAAAAAATATATCTTGAAGGGAAAATATTAGAATTGATTGCTGTTTATATGAATGAATCTATCTTTGAAAACGGAGATCTATATCCTTCATCCAACCTCTCTTCATCTGATATAAAGTCACTTCATCAAGCCAAAAGGATTCTTGATGAAAGCATCACAGCACCACCAACCATAGGAAAGCTGGCAAGATTGGTATATCTTAATGAATATAAGCTTAAAACAGGATTCAAGGAATTGTTTGGTATGCCTGTTCATGCCTATGTTATTGATAAAAGATTAGAACGAGCACGTTTTTTAATGGAGGATAAAAAGCTGAGTGTTATGGATACAGCGCTTTCAGTGGGGTATAGTGATGCCAGCCATTTTGCAGAAAAATTTAGAAAAAAATATGGTATGAACCCATCGGAATACAGTAAAAGTTTATAA
- a CDS encoding spore germination protein, translating into MSKKRIFFKKYEENLETIKEELKNSYDVNYRKINTEKGPITIIYISNICDKNFISNFIINPLITYEDIPEDVERIRNDFIVADDTGLVCNINEAIQLILSGNAVVLFSFIDEIIYCTVEEYSSRSIEEPPTETVIKGPREGFNENLSDNISLIRRRVCNPKLKFEKLILGEQSNTSVVLAYIEDQAPAQVVDFVRKRLKKISIKFLLESKALDESLQEKRTVFDTLGYTEKPDIVASKLAEGRVAIFQNNTPFVVTAPHFFVEYFDVGDDYYLNKYTQNFFKVVRWVAFFVALLLPGLYISLITYHFKLIPYIFAFRMAITRSGVPFPVIVEIIVMMFFFQILREAGIRLPQPIGSALSIVGALILGDAAIGAGLASEITVLIIALSSISLFLVPKMYGSVVLWSNFILLMAAFLGLPGFYTGFILFWSHVSDLTTCGYPYLYPMGTFKNFNFQDFILRDDLKDISKNIFYRDEK; encoded by the coding sequence GTGAGTAAAAAAAGAATATTTTTTAAAAAATATGAGGAAAATCTCGAAACCATCAAAGAAGAATTGAAAAATAGTTATGATGTCAATTATCGAAAAATAAATACAGAAAAAGGTCCTATTACTATTATCTATATCAGCAACATTTGCGATAAAAATTTCATCAGTAATTTCATTATAAATCCCCTAATAACCTATGAGGATATCCCAGAGGATGTAGAGAGAATACGAAATGACTTTATTGTTGCAGATGATACTGGCTTAGTCTGTAATATTAACGAGGCAATCCAATTGATTTTATCTGGTAATGCTGTGGTGTTATTTAGTTTTATCGATGAAATCATCTACTGTACAGTGGAGGAATATAGTTCTAGATCTATCGAAGAACCCCCCACAGAGACAGTTATTAAAGGTCCTCGAGAGGGTTTTAATGAAAACCTTTCTGATAATATTTCTCTGATCAGGCGTCGTGTCTGTAACCCTAAGCTTAAATTTGAAAAACTGATCCTAGGAGAGCAAAGTAATACTTCTGTGGTTTTAGCTTATATAGAAGACCAAGCCCCTGCACAAGTAGTGGATTTTGTTAGAAAGCGTCTAAAAAAGATAAGCATAAAATTTTTACTGGAATCTAAGGCTTTAGACGAATCTCTACAGGAAAAACGAACCGTCTTTGATACCTTAGGCTATACAGAAAAACCAGATATCGTTGCTTCAAAACTGGCAGAAGGCAGGGTAGCCATTTTTCAAAATAATACTCCCTTTGTTGTAACCGCTCCTCACTTCTTTGTTGAATATTTTGATGTAGGTGATGATTACTATTTAAACAAATACACTCAAAATTTCTTTAAAGTTGTTCGATGGGTAGCCTTCTTTGTCGCTCTATTACTACCGGGGCTATATATCTCCTTAATTACTTATCATTTTAAGCTCATACCTTATATCTTTGCTTTTCGGATGGCCATTACCAGATCTGGGGTGCCTTTCCCTGTCATTGTAGAGATTATAGTAATGATGTTCTTTTTTCAGATATTGCGGGAGGCTGGTATTCGATTGCCTCAACCCATCGGTTCTGCCCTTAGTATCGTAGGAGCATTGATTCTAGGGGACGCTGCCATTGGAGCTGGTCTAGCCTCTGAAATTACAGTGCTTATTATTGCTCTATCATCGATTTCATTGTTCTTAGTTCCAAAGATGTATGGATCTGTTGTTCTATGGTCCAATTTTATTTTATTGATGGCGGCATTTTTAGGGCTGCCGGGATTTTATACAGGCTTTATCTTGTTTTGGTCCCATGTATCAGATTTAACCACCTGCGGTTATCCCTACTTATATCCAATGGGAACCTTTAAAAATTTTAATTTTCAAGATTTTATTTTAAGAGATGACTTAAAAGATATTTCTAAAAACATTTTCTATAGGGATGAGAAATAA
- a CDS encoding ABC transporter ATP-binding protein, with the protein MKNFFYNISSGNPKALVMPCFASFLEGICKIVPAALIFDVINTLYFSFVNPEIPLNIERLWRVCGMLIGWTVVQYLISGFAYSKTFTAAYDASANGRAALAEHLRKLSLGFLGSRDPGDLTTMMLGDYATVETTISHYVPQLVSATAFPIIAFIALLFINWQMAIAMFIALPFSILIVWLSTGLQLRLGKNHVKAKVDSASRLQEYLLGMREVKSHNLSGEGFQRLQEAFARLMRESIRLEGIIGPVMMVAIALMRAGLTLMIFTGTFLLVGGQLTLPIFLVFLLLGTRVFEPLTMVFINYAEIRYSVLSAERIMQIRHEKPLSGEKNPPEGNSIEFQDVTFAYDNTDVLKNVSFSIPPKSITALVGPSGSGKSTITRLIARFWDVQEGRVLINGEDIKEVDPEKLLTRISMVFQDVYLFKDTIRNNISVGKNNASQQEIEWAAKQACCHDFIMKLPQGYDTPVGEGGCTLSGGEKQRISIARALLKDAPIVLLDEATASLDPENETQVQGAINALVKNKTVIIIAHRLKTIKAADKIIVLEKGKILEEGTHEALLEKQGLYHHLWRIQQQASGWRVQVS; encoded by the coding sequence ATGAAAAATTTTTTTTATAATATATCCAGTGGCAATCCTAAAGCACTTGTCATGCCTTGCTTTGCTTCTTTTTTAGAGGGGATTTGTAAAATAGTACCGGCGGCTCTTATTTTTGATGTAATTAACACCCTATATTTCTCCTTTGTAAATCCTGAAATACCGCTAAATATTGAAAGATTATGGAGAGTATGCGGCATGTTGATAGGATGGACGGTGGTACAGTATTTGATTTCTGGCTTTGCCTACAGTAAAACATTTACTGCGGCATACGATGCCTCCGCCAATGGTCGAGCTGCCCTTGCAGAACATCTCCGTAAACTATCTCTAGGTTTTTTGGGCAGTCGAGACCCAGGGGATCTTACTACCATGATGCTGGGAGATTATGCAACTGTGGAAACCACCATTTCTCACTATGTGCCACAGTTAGTCAGTGCTACAGCCTTTCCTATCATAGCTTTTATTGCATTGCTATTTATCAACTGGCAAATGGCCATTGCTATGTTTATCGCTTTACCCTTCTCTATTTTGATTGTATGGCTTTCAACGGGACTTCAATTGAGGCTTGGCAAAAATCATGTGAAAGCCAAGGTGGACAGTGCCAGTCGATTGCAGGAATACCTGCTTGGTATGAGGGAGGTTAAATCTCATAACCTTAGCGGTGAGGGGTTCCAGCGGCTTCAGGAAGCTTTTGCACGTTTAATGAGGGAGTCGATCCGGCTGGAGGGCATCATTGGTCCTGTGATGATGGTGGCAATAGCATTGATGCGGGCAGGTCTTACCCTGATGATTTTTACGGGGACGTTTCTTCTTGTAGGGGGTCAGCTTACCTTACCTATATTTCTTGTGTTTTTACTATTGGGTACCCGTGTATTCGAACCTTTGACGATGGTGTTTATCAACTATGCTGAAATACGTTATTCGGTTTTAAGCGCAGAGCGTATCATGCAGATTCGTCATGAAAAACCTCTGTCAGGAGAAAAAAATCCTCCTGAGGGAAATTCTATTGAATTCCAGGATGTTACTTTTGCTTATGACAACACTGATGTCCTTAAAAATGTATCCTTTTCTATTCCTCCCAAGAGTATTACAGCTTTAGTGGGACCTTCCGGAAGTGGAAAGAGCACAATAACCCGTCTTATTGCAAGATTTTGGGACGTACAGGAGGGCAGGGTGTTGATTAATGGAGAGGATATCAAAGAGGTCGACCCTGAAAAGCTGCTGACACGGATTTCCATGGTATTTCAGGATGTGTATCTTTTCAAGGATACCATTCGCAATAACATCAGCGTTGGAAAAAACAATGCCTCCCAGCAGGAAATTGAATGGGCGGCAAAACAGGCCTGCTGCCATGACTTTATCATGAAGCTGCCTCAAGGTTATGATACACCCGTGGGAGAAGGGGGATGCACCCTTTCAGGGGGAGAAAAACAGCGGATATCTATTGCCAGAGCCCTTTTAAAGGATGCTCCTATTGTACTCCTTGACGAAGCCACTGCATCCCTTGATCCAGAAAACGAAACACAGGTTCAAGGAGCCATTAATGCTTTGGTGAAGAATAAGACGGTGATTATCATTGCCCATCGACTGAAAACCATAAAAGCAGCAGATAAAATCATTGTATTAGAGAAGGGAAAGATTCTGGAGGAAGGAACACATGAAGCGTTATTGGAAAAACAAGGATTGTACCATCATCTGTGGCGTATTCAGCAGCAAGCCTCAGGCTGGAGGGTGCAGGTATCATAA
- a CDS encoding 2-hydroxyacyl-CoA dehydratase family protein gives MKRVGLTTTVPVEILLAAGVRPVDLNNIFVTSGKALDLIEAAEIDGFPRNICAWIKGLYATAIAEEIDTIIGVTEGDCSNTKSLIEVWQSKGIDVISFGFPQKRQYEEMLQAVDGLMRHFQVNIEAVEEIKRKLYPIRQRVKYLDELTWKYNKATGFENHLWQVSCSDFNGDPQQFLVDLEKVIGSIEKRTPFEDKEVRLGYIGVPPIVEDLYTLIENNQGRVVYNEVQKAFTMAENNVDVDIHQMYLNFTYPYDLQTRLRDIKTAIIERKLDGMIHYTQSFCHRGIEDIVIKKELDLPILTIEGDLPGKADARTKLRIESFLDMLKDLKE, from the coding sequence ATGAAAAGGGTAGGATTGACGACAACAGTGCCGGTAGAAATACTGCTGGCAGCAGGGGTAAGACCTGTAGACTTAAATAATATTTTCGTTACCAGTGGTAAGGCATTGGACCTAATAGAAGCCGCAGAAATAGATGGTTTTCCTAGAAATATTTGTGCATGGATTAAGGGGCTATATGCTACTGCTATAGCTGAAGAGATAGACACTATTATTGGTGTAACTGAAGGGGATTGTTCTAATACAAAATCCCTCATTGAAGTATGGCAATCAAAAGGCATTGATGTAATTTCTTTTGGTTTCCCACAAAAACGTCAATATGAAGAAATGCTGCAGGCAGTTGATGGTTTAATGAGGCATTTTCAGGTTAATATAGAAGCAGTAGAGGAGATTAAAAGAAAGCTATATCCCATACGTCAACGAGTAAAATATTTAGATGAATTAACCTGGAAATATAATAAAGCAACGGGTTTTGAAAATCATTTATGGCAGGTTTCCTGTAGTGATTTTAATGGTGACCCACAGCAGTTTTTAGTAGACCTTGAGAAGGTGATTGGCAGTATAGAAAAAAGAACTCCCTTTGAGGATAAAGAGGTTAGACTAGGTTATATTGGCGTTCCTCCAATTGTGGAGGATCTCTATACACTGATAGAAAACAACCAAGGCAGGGTTGTCTATAATGAAGTGCAAAAAGCCTTTACTATGGCGGAGAATAATGTAGATGTGGATATCCATCAGATGTATTTAAACTTTACCTATCCTTATGATTTACAAACTCGTTTAAGAGATATAAAGACAGCCATCATAGAAAGAAAATTGGATGGAATGATTCACTATACCCAAAGCTTTTGTCATCGAGGTATTGAAGATATTGTTATAAAAAAGGAGCTGGATCTTCCTATATTAACGATTGAAGGGGATTTGCCAGGAAAGGCAGATGCCCGTACAAAATTAAGGATAGAATCCTTTCTTGATATGCTAAAGGATTTAAAGGAGTGA
- the queC gene encoding 7-cyano-7-deazaguanine synthase QueC: MKKAVVLLSGGLDSTTCMAVAKNEGYELYPISFDYNQRHKRELALAKKIADYYGAEGHKIISMENVGGSALTDMSIDVPAYKGDHQIPITYVPARNILFLSYALGYAEVIGAEAIVIGVSAVDYSGYPDCRPEFIEAFQKVVDVGTAAGVEGKSIKIITPLIHLSKAETIELGHQLGAPYHLTTSCYNGEEEACRVCDSCVLRLKGFEEAKLEDPIVYK, translated from the coding sequence ATGAAAAAAGCAGTAGTACTATTGTCAGGAGGCTTAGATAGCACAACCTGTATGGCGGTTGCCAAAAATGAAGGCTATGAGCTATATCCAATTTCCTTTGATTACAACCAAAGGCATAAAAGAGAACTAGCACTAGCTAAAAAAATTGCTGACTACTATGGAGCAGAAGGACATAAAATTATTTCTATGGAGAATGTAGGAGGTAGTGCCCTGACGGATATGTCAATCGATGTGCCAGCCTATAAAGGAGATCACCAGATCCCTATTACCTATGTACCAGCCAGGAATATTTTGTTTTTAAGTTATGCATTAGGTTATGCAGAAGTCATAGGAGCAGAGGCGATTGTGATAGGTGTCAGTGCAGTAGACTATAGTGGCTACCCTGATTGTAGACCAGAATTTATTGAAGCCTTTCAAAAAGTAGTGGATGTTGGAACAGCAGCAGGTGTTGAAGGAAAATCTATAAAAATTATAACACCCCTGATTCATCTAAGCAAAGCAGAAACCATTGAACTGGGTCATCAGCTGGGTGCTCCCTATCATTTAACCACCAGTTGTTATAACGGAGAAGAAGAAGCTTGTAGGGTGTGCGATAGCTGTGTGTTAAGGTTAAAGGGTTTTGAAGAGGCAAAATTAGAAGATCCTATTGTGTATAAATAA